One window from the genome of Malus domestica chromosome 01, GDT2T_hap1 encodes:
- the LOC103426540 gene encoding cyclin-dependent kinase E-1-like gives MVDGGASGNRGHNNNNHSHGGGHSNKPEWLQQYDLIGKIGEGTYGLVFLARTKSPPSNRGKSIAIKKFKQSKDGDGVSPTAIREIMLLREISHENVVKLVNVHINHTDMSLYLAFDYAEHDLYEIIRHHRDKVNHAINYYTIKTLLWQLLNGLNYLHSNWIIHRDLKPSNILVMGDKEEQGVVKIADFGLARIYQAPLKSLSENGVVVTIWYRAPELLLGAKHYTSAVDMWAVGCIFAELLTLKPLFQGAEVKATPNPFQLDQLDKIFKVLGHPTLEKWPALANLPQWQQDIQHIQGHKYDNTALYSVVNLSPKSPAYDLLSKMLEYDPRKRITAAQALEHEYFRFEPLPGRNALVPTQGEKVVNYPTRPVDTTTDFEGTTSIQPSQPVSTGNALSGNMSAAHGGMNRSVPRPMLNLQRMQPQGMTAYNLASQAGMGGAMNPAGMPMQRGVAQAHHQQQLRRKDNGMGMTGYPPQQKSRRF, from the exons ATGGTTGACGGCGGCGCAAGCGGCAACAGAGGccataacaacaacaaccacaGCCACGGCGGTGGTCATAGTAACAAGCCGGAGTGGCTCCAACAGTACGATCTGATAGGGAAGATCGGGGAAGGCACCTACGGCCTGGTGTTTCTTGCAAGGACCAAGTCTCCTCCGTCCAACCGCGGAAAATCCATCGCcatcaagaaattcaagcagtCCAAGGACGGTGATGGCGTCTCCCCCACTGCCATCCGTGAAATCATG TTGCTGCGGGAAATATCGCACGAGAATGTGGTGAAGCTCGTGAACGTTCATATCAACCACACAGACATGTCCCTCTATCTGGCTTTCGATTACGCAGAACATGACCTTTAT GAAATCATTAGACATCACAGAGACAAAGTTAATCACGCAATCAATTATTACACTATTAAGACATTGCTCTGGCAGCTGCTCAATGGACTCAATTATCTCCATAG TAACTGGATCATTCATCGTGATTTAAAGCCATCTAATATCTTG GTTATGGGCGACAAAGAGGAGCAAGGAGTTGTGAAAATTGCGGATTTTGGACTTGCAAGGATATATCAGGCTCCCTTAAAGTCGTTGTCTGAAAATGGG GTTGTGGTAACCATTTGGTACCGTGCACCGGAATTGCTCCTTGGGGCTAAGCACTATACAAGTGCTGTTG ATATGTGGGCTGTCGGATGCATCTTTGCTGAGCTTTTGACTTTGAAGCCATTATTTCAAGGCGCAGAAGTCAAAGCTACACCAAACCCTTTTCAG CTTGATCAACTTGACAAGATATTCAAGGTCTTGG GTCATCCTACACTAGAAAAGTGGCCAGCACTTGCGAACCTTCCACAATGGCAACAAGATATACAACATATTCAAGGCCATAAATA TGATAATACTGCGTTGTATAGTGTAGTTAACCTCTCTCCAAAAAGTCCTGCATATGACCTGCTATCTAAGATGCTTGA ATATGATCCTCGAAAGCGTATAACAGCTGCACAAGCATTAGAGCATGA GTATTTTCGTTTTGAACCTCTACCAGGACGCAA TGCTTTGGTACCTACCCAAGGAGAGAAAGTAGTGAATTATCCTACTCGTCCGGTAGACACAACCACAGATTTTGAAGGGACAACTAGCATTCAACCTTCACAACCG GTATCAACTGGAAATGCACTATCTGGAAACATGTCAGCTGCTCATGGAGGGATGAACAGATCCGTGCCCAGGCCGATGCTTAACCTGCAAAGAATGCAGCCACAGGGCATGACTGCTTATAATCTTGCATCTCAGGCAGGGATGGGTGGTGCAATGAATCCTGCCGGCATGCCAATGCAGCGTGGTGTAGCACAGGCCCATCACCAACAGCAG TTGAGAAGGAAAGATAATGGAATGGGGATGACGGGATACCCTCCACAGCAGAAATCCAGACGTTTCTGA